AGTTGTTGTCGAAACGGATGTAGGACCCGTCGGGACGGCGCAGCTCTTTCTTGGTGCGCACAACAACGGCCTTCATCACGTCGCCCTTCTTCACCTTGGAATGGGGCATGGCCTCTTTCACCGAGACGACAATGATGTCGCCCACGCTGGCGTAACGGCGGCGGCTGCCGCCGAGGACCTT
The sequence above is drawn from the Oceanidesulfovibrio indonesiensis genome and encodes:
- the rplN gene encoding 50S ribosomal protein L14, with product MIQVESKLDVADNSGAKRVACLKVLGGSRRRYASVGDIIVVSVKEAMPHSKVKKGDVMKAVVVRTKKELRRPDGSYIRFDNN